One Methanotorris formicicus Mc-S-70 genomic window carries:
- a CDS encoding L-2-amino-thiazoline-4-carboxylic acid hydrolase, with protein MGLMELKIIKSVLSKELGFFWFVFLIKSLLKKKIIFNRTQWAKMDNEASEFVKRHFIIKECIFHDFFTGVGIPELTKLFCEIDKVFFSKAFPEFEFHRNGSWENTIAYGKDFCELMQKKIQKK; from the coding sequence ATGGGATTAATGGAACTAAAAATCATAAAATCCGTTTTAAGTAAAGAACTTGGATTTTTCTGGTTTGTATTTTTGATTAAATCCTTACTTAAGAAAAAAATAATATTCAACAGAACTCAATGGGCAAAAATGGATAATGAAGCATCAGAATTTGTTAAACGCCACTTCATTATTAAGGAATGCATATTTCACGATTTCTTCACAGGGGTGGGGATTCCTGAATTAACTAAATTGTTCTGTGAGATTGATAAGGTGTTTTTCTCAAAGGCATTTCCAGAGTTTGAATTCCACCGCAACGGTTCCTGGGAAAATACAATTGCCTATGGAAAAGACTTCTGCGAATTGATGCAAAAGAAAATCCAGAAAAAATAA